Part of the Neochlamydia sp. AcF84 genome, ATTCAAGCCATTGTAGAAGAATTAAAGCAGAAAAACCTCATAGAGAAAGTTAAGAGTTGGATTTGTCCGTGTCCTCTCGATGTACAAAATTTCACTGATTCTCTTCGAAGTTTTTACCTTTCTCAAGAAACTATTTATATTTTAAAGATTAAAGCAGAGCAAGAGTGGAAATTTGAAGTTCCTTTGGAAGAAGTGTATGTGCGTTTAGGGATCATTGAGAGCAAAGAAAGAATAGAACGCGACCAAGCACTTGATAAACATTCCGATCACATACAAGATGATCGCATCCCAACTTCTGAAAGCATCTATGAACCTAAAAAGAATATTGAAATTGAAAAGCTTTTCGAACATGCAAGCCTTGAAAAAAAAGATGCTAAAAGAATTTACATCCAAGGCGCAGCAGGAATTGGTAAGAGCACCTTATGCCACTACATTGCTTATCGATGGGCAAAAGAGGAACTTTGGAAAAATGTCTTTTCCTACCTTTTTTGGATTCCTTTAAGAAATCTTACTTTAAAGAAATATCCTGATAATAAGGAGTACACTCCCGCTGATCTAATTGCTAGAGAATATGCAGGCAAAATTGATTCAAGGATCATTGATTCAGGGATAATTGAGGCTTGTATAAACGATGCCACTTTCCGAGAAAAAACCCTGCTTGTATTAGATGGTTATGATGAGTTATCAGCAGAAGCTCAAGGAAACAACAGCCTTGCTAAAGCCTTTAACGAGCTAAAAAAAATATTTCCCCATATTATAATTACCTCAAGACCTGGACGCTGCTCTTTTAACCGTTCTTGTGAGCTAGAGCTTCTAGGCTTTGATAAAGAAGGGGTCGAACGTTATATCGATAGATTTTTCAAACAAGTTCAAGCAGAAGAAAAAAAGCAAAAACTTTACCATCGATTACAAACCTCTCCTCAAGTTGCAAGCCTTGCGCAAATTCCCATTAACTTGACTCTTCTTTGTTGCCTCTTTAATGAAGACCCTGAGGTTTTTGATTCTACTCAGCCTATTACGATGACGGCTATTTATGAACGGATTGTTAACTGGATGTATAAATGGTTTCTATTAAGAAGAATTGGCCAAGTTCACTCTCCTCAAACCATGGAAAAAATTCTTACAGAAAAAAATCTTCGCCGTAATAAAGAAGTAGCAAAAATTGCCACAGTGTTGGAAGAAATGGCTAATTTTGCTATGGAAAACAATACTCTTTATTTAAATAAGGAAGAGATTGAGGATATCCTTGGACGCAACGCCATTACAAGAGACGACGTCGTCACATCCAATGAGCTTACAGATTGTGGACTTCTTCGCATTCCTGAAGAAAAAGGGTATTTTATTCACTTAACCTTTCAAGAATTTCTAACCGCTTCGAAAATTGCTAATAAATACCTGCGAGGAGAAAATTGGCAAGAATGCCAAGATTTTGTGCGTAATTATAAGTTTGAGCCCCGTTATAGCCTAGTTTTACGCATGATTGCTGGATATCTTTCCTTGTCTACTTCACGTAATCGCCGTTATTTAAATTCAAACCCGCTACAATCCTTTTTTAATGACCTTTTTGCTGAGCCACACGACCTAGCTGTCAGGAGCGAACTATACTTGATTGCGGGGTGCTTTGAAGAGTGCCAAAATCCTAATCTGGTGAGGCAGTACGAGGGCTTCATTGAGCTTGTAAAAGACTATATGATAGATTTTTCCTCGTTAGGTTTAAGCTTTGAGGGGTTGCTTAGAAATAAAAACCTCCTTAATCATCCTAAGGTAGTGCATACTATCGAACGGCTATTATCCGATCCACAGACCGTGCAAAATTTACTAGAGAACTTAGAAAATCTCATAAGAACAAGGCAAAGGCTATCTCTAGCAATAGTAAGATCTGTCGTACTAGCTTCTAAGAATCCAGCTAACCCTTCTGATGCTAAAATTTATGCTATTAGTGTTATAAGAGCAGTGGTACAGCAAGGAGACGAGCTTTTCGAAGAAGCAATAGCGGCTCTTACCCAAATTCTTAAAGAAGATGATTATGATGCTAAAATTTCTGCTCTCGATGCACTAGAAGAAGCGGCACAGCAAGAGGGTGAGCTTCCTGAAGAAGCGCTAAATGCTCTCATCCAAATTCTCGATGAGGGCGATTCTATAGCCACACTTGCTGCTGTCAATGCTTTAAGAGCAGTGGCAGAGCAAGGAGGCAAGCTTCCTAAAGAGGCGCTAGATGCACTCATCCACATTCTCGAAGAGGGGGATAAGGGCGGTTCTATGGTCACAGTTGCTGCTGTTGATGCTTTAGAAGCAGTGGCAGGGCAAGGGGGCGAGTTTGCTGAGAAGGCACTAGTTGCTCTAATCCAACTTCTCGATGAGGGTGATTTTGATGACAAAGAATATGCTTTCTACGCCATAAAAGCAGTGGCAGAGCAGAGAGGTAAGCTTCCTAAAAAAGCGCTAGATGATCTCCTTCAAATTCTCAAGAATGGGGATCCTGATGCTCAAAAGCATGCTGTTGATACTTTAAGAGTAGTGGTAGAGCAGAGAGGTGAGCTTTC contains:
- a CDS encoding NACHT domain-containing protein; this translates as MEPPTTHSPFRPPLGQQEKITVKKLLESEGGLMPAENVRRLADCVEVVCRIYHFHPARRGTGFLIGPGLLLTNNHVLRNKQDAREARADFFYEEGRKDVVEVKFNPDEEQGGWFYTSPEPEKDSPFEIGKLDFTIVALKAHPKLDRIYQLGLSMFSQSFPKVNGPANIIQHPLIQEPGKDGTSYKKWAFRGNRILKIKKHKFVVRYETTTMPGSSGAPVLDDKGDVFAIHHAKYLGNDDEVLYNEAILIQAIVEELKQKNLIEKVKSWICPCPLDVQNFTDSLRSFYLSQETIYILKIKAEQEWKFEVPLEEVYVRLGIIESKERIERDQALDKHSDHIQDDRIPTSESIYEPKKNIEIEKLFEHASLEKKDAKRIYIQGAAGIGKSTLCHYIAYRWAKEELWKNVFSYLFWIPLRNLTLKKYPDNKEYTPADLIAREYAGKIDSRIIDSGIIEACINDATFREKTLLVLDGYDELSAEAQGNNSLAKAFNELKKIFPHIIITSRPGRCSFNRSCELELLGFDKEGVERYIDRFFKQVQAEEKKQKLYHRLQTSPQVASLAQIPINLTLLCCLFNEDPEVFDSTQPITMTAIYERIVNWMYKWFLLRRIGQVHSPQTMEKILTEKNLRRNKEVAKIATVLEEMANFAMENNTLYLNKEEIEDILGRNAITRDDVVTSNELTDCGLLRIPEEKGYFIHLTFQEFLTASKIANKYLRGENWQECQDFVRNYKFEPRYSLVLRMIAGYLSLSTSRNRRYLNSNPLQSFFNDLFAEPHDLAVRSELYLIAGCFEECQNPNLVRQYEGFIELVKDYMIDFSSLGLSFEGLLRNKNLLNHPKVVHTIERLLSDPQTVQNLLENLENLIRTRQRLSLAIVRSVVLASKNPANPSDAKIYAISVIRAVVQQGDELFEEAIAALTQILKEDDYDAKISALDALEEAAQQEGELPEEALNALIQILDEGDSIATLAAVNALRAVAEQGGKLPKEALDALIHILEEGDKGGSMVTVAAVDALEAVAGQGGEFAEKALVALIQLLDEGDFDDKEYAFYAIKAVAEQRGKLPKKALDDLLQILKNGDPDAQKHAVDTLRVVVEQRGELSEETLDALIHILEEGDKGDSITIVAAAKALRAVVQQGRNLPKEALNAITHILEEGDKGDSMATVADVDALEAVVEQRGKLPKKALDDLLQILKDRDPIATLAAAEALRAVAQQGGNLPKKVVDALFQIFKKGNSDVRMVAGVTLSLLAEQEGEITRQALPVFIQILREGDYIDQFLTVEIIPKMIQQGDELSKKAALRALIQILKNGDIDAKIFTAYTLEKLVEQGGKLPEEALDALIQILNEGDLNVTRSAADALKKLTGQGCKFPKETITALIQILQGGDSNATIFAGDILGKVAEQGGKLSKEALAALIQISKEGGDTDAKIFAVDVLKKVDKNVLLEMEDIQAFPLIAEICFFNADSFSVKDQQLQISDKAKTYFRNHKLKLTYEKIRKKLPRGLAKWRKRLDNLSRNGSSQGHTDQT